The following proteins come from a genomic window of Miscanthus floridulus cultivar M001 chromosome 2, ASM1932011v1, whole genome shotgun sequence:
- the LOC136539304 gene encoding uncharacterized protein isoform X2: protein MRGAAAGRARRGSAAGDGRVRAGPGVRGASSLRRRVGPQAAAAARCEEAATSRGAAGRRRQQAAAVRGVAGCTASGPRTLRYPTSRTPPSPLSLARLRSVLAAKNAATDNLLAGFVPVTALSPATEKVVTDDPILRSQDHRSTSPHSFPHDLLNVWLPSAPVVATVAGGRGHGLPRLGSRSRLCHYCNMCCDKEKDDGPDQIYPKIHGLGVQEAYVKDGGKYQKYKRPPAAEQTLL from the exons ATGCGCGGGGCGGCGGCTGGGCGTGCACGGCGCGGGTCGGCGGCCGGGGATGGGCGCGTGCGGGCAGGGCCGGGTGTGCGCGGCGCGAGCAGTCTTCGGCGGCGCGTGGGGCCGCAGGCCGCGGCGGCCGCTAGGTGCGAGGAGGCTGCGACATCGCGTGGGGCAGCAGGGCGCCGGCGGCAGCAGGCTGCGGCGGTGCGTGGGGTCGCTGGGTGCACCGCCAGCGGGCCAAGAACGCTCAGATATCCTACATCAAGAACGCCGCCGTCTCCCCTGTCTCTCGCTCGTCTTCGCTCCGTCCTGGCCGCCAAGAACGCCGCCACCGACAACCTCCTGGCTGGCTTCGTCCCGGTGACCGCTCTCTCCCCGGCCACTGAGAAGGTCGTGACCGACGACCCCATCCTCCGCAGCCAG GACCACAGATCCACTTCCCCTCATTCTTTTCCCCACGATCTGCTCAATGTCTGGCTTCCAAGTGCTCCTGTTGTG GCCACGGTCGCTGGTGGCAGAGGGCATGGACTGCCTCGCCTAGGCTCCCGCAGTCGTCTATGTCACTACTGCAACATGTGCTGCGACAAGGAGAAAGATGATGGCCCAGACCAAATTTACCCCAAAATCCATG GGCTTGGTGTCCAGGAGGCTTATGTGAAGGATGGGGGAAAATATCAGAAATATAAGAGGCCTCCAGCAGCAGAGCAAACGTTACTTTAG
- the LOC136539304 gene encoding uncharacterized protein isoform X1: MRGAAAGRARRGSAAGDGRVRAGPGVRGASSLRRRVGPQAAAAARCEEAATSRGAAGRRRQQAAAVRGVAGCTASGPRTLRYPTSRTPPSPLSLARLRSVLAAKNAATDNLLAGFVPVTALSPATEKVVTDDPILRSQDHRSTSPHSFPHDLLNVWLPSAPVVATVAGGRGHGLPRLGSRSRLCHYCNMCCDKEKDDGPDQIYPKIHETRGLGVQEAYVKDGGKYQKYKRPPAAEQTLL, encoded by the exons ATGCGCGGGGCGGCGGCTGGGCGTGCACGGCGCGGGTCGGCGGCCGGGGATGGGCGCGTGCGGGCAGGGCCGGGTGTGCGCGGCGCGAGCAGTCTTCGGCGGCGCGTGGGGCCGCAGGCCGCGGCGGCCGCTAGGTGCGAGGAGGCTGCGACATCGCGTGGGGCAGCAGGGCGCCGGCGGCAGCAGGCTGCGGCGGTGCGTGGGGTCGCTGGGTGCACCGCCAGCGGGCCAAGAACGCTCAGATATCCTACATCAAGAACGCCGCCGTCTCCCCTGTCTCTCGCTCGTCTTCGCTCCGTCCTGGCCGCCAAGAACGCCGCCACCGACAACCTCCTGGCTGGCTTCGTCCCGGTGACCGCTCTCTCCCCGGCCACTGAGAAGGTCGTGACCGACGACCCCATCCTCCGCAGCCAG GACCACAGATCCACTTCCCCTCATTCTTTTCCCCACGATCTGCTCAATGTCTGGCTTCCAAGTGCTCCTGTTGTG GCCACGGTCGCTGGTGGCAGAGGGCATGGACTGCCTCGCCTAGGCTCCCGCAGTCGTCTATGTCACTACTGCAACATGTGCTGCGACAAGGAGAAAGATGATGGCCCAGACCAAATTTACCCCAAAATCCATG AGACCCGAGGGCTTGGTGTCCAGGAGGCTTATGTGAAGGATGGGGGAAAATATCAGAAATATAAGAGGCCTCCAGCAGCAGAGCAAACGTTACTTTAG